One segment of Candidatus Thorarchaeota archaeon DNA contains the following:
- a CDS encoding DNA-directed RNA polymerase subunit M, giving the protein MEFCEKCGALMLPQKKDGKPILKCRECGHEKAVSRAPKYKVEYRIKHSPREKIVVVEHDDRPDDELTEDERRERRKEILEFYEEEESE; this is encoded by the coding sequence TTGGAGTTCTGTGAGAAATGCGGAGCACTCATGCTTCCTCAGAAGAAGGACGGGAAGCCCATTCTCAAGTGTCGTGAGTGCGGTCATGAGAAGGCCGTATCAAGGGCTCCCAAGTATAAGGTTGAGTATCGTATCAAGCACAGTCCACGTGAGAAGATTGTTGTTGTAGAACATGATGACAGGCCCGACGATGAGCTCACAGAAGATGAGCGGAGAGAGCGCCGGAAGGAAATCCTCGAGTTCTATGAAGAAGAAGAGAGCGAGTGA